From the Lathyrus oleraceus cultivar Zhongwan6 chromosome 4, CAAS_Psat_ZW6_1.0, whole genome shotgun sequence genome, one window contains:
- the LOC127135613 gene encoding 4-hydroxy-tetrahydrodipicolinate synthase, chloroplastic: MNIRQKIDDIRSLRLITAVKTPYLPNGEIDLKAYDNLVNIQIENGVEGILVAGTTGEGQLMSINDKVMLIAHTVNSFGDKVKVIGNAGSNSTSQAITITEHGFAVGMDAALHINPYYGKTSMEGLIAHYNSLLSIGPVIIYNIPSRTAQDIPPSVVEILAENPNFVGVKECVGNERVKMYTDKGIVVWTANDEESHEDRWEYGAVGNMSVASNLIPSLMVKLMVDGKNHLLNSKLMPLFDWLCLEPCPIALNTALAQLGVIKPVFRLPCVPLRRERRVEFVKLVKEIGREHFVGENDVEVLDDHDFIMVGRY; this comes from the exons ATGAATATTAG GCAAAAGATTGATGACATAAGAAGTCTGAGATTAATAACTGCTGTGAAAACTCCATACTTACCAAATGGCGAAATCGATCTCAAAGCATATGATAACTTGGTGAATATACAGATTGAAAATGGTGTTGAAGGAATTCTTGTTGCTGGAACAACCGGTGAAGGCCAACTAATGAGCATAAATGATAAAGTAATGCTAATTGCTCACACAGTTAACTCTTTTGGTGATAAAGTAAAAGTCATTGGTAATGCAGGAAGCAACTCAACATCACAAGCAATTACTATAACTGAGCATGGTTTTGCTGTTGGAATGGATGCAGCACTTCATATAAACCCTTACTATGGAAAAACCTCAATGGAAGGTTTGATTGCTCATTATAATAGTTTGCTTTCTATAGGGCCTGTTATTATATACAACATACCTTCAAGAACTGCTCAAGATATTCCTCCTAGTGTGGTTGAAATATTGGctgaaaaccctaattttgttGGTGTGAAAGAGTGTGTGGGAAATGAGAGAGTGAAAATGTATACAGATAAAGGGATTGTTGTGTGGACTGCAAATGATGAAGAAAGTCATGAAGATAGATGGGAATATGGAGCAGTTGGGAACATGTCTGTTGCGAGTAATTTGATTCCTAGTTTAATGGTGAAACTTATGGTTGATGGAAAGAATCATTTGTTGAATTCAAAGCTTATGCCTTTGTTTGATTGGCTTTGTTTAGAGCCATGTCCAATTGCTTTGAACACTGCTCTTGCTCAACTTGGTGTTATTAAGCCTGTTTTTAGACTACCATGTGTGCCTTTGAGGAGGGAAAGAAGGGTTGAGTTTGTTAAGTTGGTGAAGGAAATTGGAAGAGAGCATTTTGTTGGAGAAAATGATGTTGAAGTTCTTGATGACCATGACTTTATCATGGTTGGTCGTTATTAG
- the LOC127075788 gene encoding 4-hydroxy-tetrahydrodipicolinate synthase, chloroplastic, which yields MAMLRGFSSRIFPSLTTSNLRTSYRKSPMANVLPAFDRSMSTTGVKERTSMEELRSLRMVTAVKTPYLRNGQFDLDTYDNLVNMQIAKGVEGILVAGTTGEGYLMTWDEQIMLIAHTVNSFGDKVKVIGNAGSNCTSEAITATEQGFAVGMDAAMHINPYYGKTSSDGLIAHYNSVLSVGRVIIYNVPTRSSHDIPPSVVEKLAENPNLVGIKECIGNDRVKMYTSKGLHVWTGNDEESHEARWECGATGLHSVAGNLIPGLMKELMFEGKNPTLNAKLTPLFKWLFHVPTPVALNTALAQLGVIRPVFRLPHVPVPLEKRREFVNLVNEMGRENFVGEKDVQVLEDDDFIVVARY from the exons ATGGCCATGTTGAGAGGATTCAGCTCCCGAATTTTCCCTTCACTTACCACCAGTAACCTCAG GACCTCATACCGGAAGTCTCCAATGGCGAATGTGCTACCCGCTTTTGACCGCTCAATGAGCACCACAGGGGTGAAAGAAAG GACTTCAATGGAGGAGTTGAGGAGTCTGAGAATGGTAACGGCTGTCAAGACTCCATACCTGCGTAATGGCCAATTTGATCTCGATACATATGATAATTTGGTGAACATGCAAATTGCAAAAGGTGTTGAAGGTATCCTTGTCGCTGGAACAACCGGTGAAGGCTATTTAATGACTTGGGATGAACAAATAATGCTTATAGCACATACAGTTAACTCTTTCGGCGACAAAGTTAAGGTTATCGGCAACGCTGGAAGCAACTGCACATCAGAAGCAATTACTGCCACCGAGCAAGGTTTTGCTGTTGGAATGGATGCGGCAATGCATATAAATCCTTACTATGGGAAAACCTCGTCGGATGGTTTGATTGCTCATTACAACAGCGTTCTTTCAGTCGGGCGGGTCATCATATACAATGTGCCAACCAGATCTTCTCATGATATTCCTCCTAGTGTAGTTGAGAAATTGGCTGAAAATCCTAACTTGGTTGGCATTAAAGAGTGTATCGGTAACGACCGGGTGAAAATGTATACGAGTAAAGGACTTCATGTTTGGACCGGGAACGATGAAGAAAGCCATGAAGCTAGATGGGAATGTGGTGCTACTGGACTTCACTCTGTTGCAGGAAACTTGATTCCTGGTTTGATGAAGGAACTCATGTTTGAAGGTAAGAATCCTACCTTGAATGCGAAGTTGACGCCTTTGTTTAAGTGGCTTTTTCATGTGCCCACGCCGGTTGCTTTGAACACTGCACTTGCTCAACTTGGAGTTATCAGGCCAGTTTTCAGATTACCACATGTTCCTGTTCCTCTTGAAAAGAGAAGAGAGTTTGTGAATTTGGTGAATGAAATGGGTAGAGAGAATTTTGTTGGTGAAAAAGATGTTCAAGTTCTTGAAGATGATGACTTTATTGTTGTTGCTCGTTACTAA